A single window of Achromobacter xylosoxidans DNA harbors:
- a CDS encoding putative motility protein: protein MDLSVSNTVNTGLAMRDAQLMQEVQARVTKKAINAQADTVATLMQSLPVVAIDGKIGTRINTQA from the coding sequence ATGGATCTTTCCGTCAGCAACACCGTGAACACCGGCCTGGCCATGCGTGATGCGCAGCTGATGCAGGAAGTCCAGGCCCGCGTCACCAAGAAAGCCATCAACGCCCAGGCCGACACGGTCGCCACGCTGATGCAGTCCCTGCCGGTCGTCGCCATCGACGGCAAGATCGGCACCCGCATCAATACCCAGGCATAA